The region TCTGGCGACGTTAACTTCTCTTGTGGAAGCGAGTAGATCAGGAACTCCAAAATGTGGCCGGAGGTTTGCAGGCGGCGATCAATATCGCGATCCATGCCACGCCCTTCAAACCAATTGGTGCTGAAGCTGCCGTCCCGGTTTTGGATCTGGAACGAATGGCGATGATACGCGTTGAGGTATTCTTCTGCTTTGGCCCAAACGCCATCCATAGGCAAGCCTGCCTTCTTTCGGCTAGCCACGGCGAAAGCGATCCCAGTCAAACGATGCGTTCCACCGCAAGCGGCACCAACCACTTTTTGAGTGATCTCTTCCTTTAGAAGACGTTCGATATCCCATTGCTGCCCATCACGTGCAGTCCAAGTTTCGTCGGCCGGCAAATAATAAGACAGCGAGATCAACTTAAACGTGAGCTCTGACTTAGGAACGCAGGTTTCTTTCTCGAATTCAATCAGATCTTGAACGGTGAACGTCTTACCGTCGACTTGAATCTCGAACGATGGTGCAACATAGCTTTGAGCAAGCATCGCCAAAAACTGGCCATGATGCCCTTGGACGCGTGGGCCTTGCTTGGCTTCCAGTTTACCGTTGTTAACTTGGAAAAGACGATGCCCACGACAAGGCTTGTTCCAACAGATCCAACCGATCGTGTTCACAGGCTGGCGGTACTGCGACGTTCGGATCTGAGCATCGACACCCCACGGCAAGAAACCGTGCATCGTTTCCCAAACGTCGTTCTTTGTCGCATCGGAAGGCTGCGTGCGGTAATAGTAGTTCAAAACTTTTGCAATTCGCGGCTGCAAAGCTTGAACGTGTGGCGGCAGGGGCTCTTTTACCTCAGGCTCCTCTGCAGGCGATTCTTCGGCGGTGTCTTCAGGCTTTTCAGACTTGCCATCTTCCTTAATAGGCTTGGCGTCTTCATCCTGCATTAACGGTGCCGGCTGTTCTTCCGTCGCAGGTTCCTCATCTGTCTTCGGCTCTTCCTTTTCAGACGCTGGCTCTAGCGTACCAGCAGGAATGTCGAGCGAAGGCGCTGGCTGAGGGTCGGCTTCTTCTTTGGCTGGATTTTCTTTCGGAGAAGCTTCGTCAGACTTCGTGCCATTGGCAGGCTCTAGGTCCATTTCTACTTCAATCGTTTCGTCAGCAGCTTGCTCTTCGATCGGAGGCTCTGGCTTGAAGAGGTCCTTTTTTTCAGCAGGAACCACAGCGACACGAACCATCGGAGCGTCGCTGGCATCTGCCACTTCCGAGCCGTCTGCTGGATTCAAAATGGGTGCTACGACTACTTCCTGGGCAACCGCGAAACCAGCCGTCAGAGTTGTGGTACTCCAGAACGCCACCGCGCTGAGGAGGATTGAAGTCCGTCTGTGCATGCGTCTAAATCTTTAGTTCTTTGGCAGCCTGTGGGATGGGTCAGTGGGCTGCGAGAGAGTCATCAAGCAATTGCGGCAGAAACGTGGGGCGAACAACATGGTGTGGCTATCGACCTCGCGCGGATCAATTAGGTAGAAAACGTACCGCGATGTAGCTGCGAGGGTCATGTCATTCCGTTTCTGACTTCAGTTATACGGCCCGCCACGCATATAGCAAACGGCATCCAAGGCTGTTCAACTGTAATGAAACCGTTGTCCTTCCAAGTTTTTGCGCAACCAGTTGCGGCTTGGCAATTGGCGCAAAATGGGAATCCGTAACGGCATGAATTTCACGCATGGTCGTCCTGCTTAGGACAACCGGAACAAGCAGCAGACTATCGCAGAAAGCTTGGCACTAACTGCTCAGCAATCGACGCCGATGGCGGCTCGGGATTGCCACCCATGGCGAACTCTCGCCACTTGGCCGTGTCGCCTTGGTAATCGACGTTGCTTGTCTTGCGGAGCGATTCGATGGCGGCGAATCGCATGGCAGGGTCGCGAGCGTCCAGGGCTGGGACGAGGGCTTCTTTGGCCCCGGCCGAACGGAATTCACCCAGTGCTGTTGCGGCAGCCAGACGGACGTCGTAGTTGCGATCGCGGATCAGCACATCGCCCAAAAGGCTTACGGCTTCAGGGTTTGCGGCTTCGCCTAGGGCAATTACGGCCTCGCGTCGGACGTCGGCGTCGGAATCGTACAGAGACGATTTCATCCCGGCGAACGCTTCTGGCGTGTTCAACTTGGCTAAAGTGCGTAACATGTGCACACGAATCACGGCGTTTTCTTCTTCGGGAAGAGCTTGCGCGATTTTGTTTGCCTCGACGGAACGTCTTTCTGCTGAAAGACTTCGGGCGCTATTGGCCAAGCCCTCCAGCGACTCGATCCGCTGGACCGGGGTGGGGCCGTACTTGGCTAAGTCTGCTGGGTCTTCTTTGTCCCACCAGATAATAGGGTCGACGATCGCACCATTCGAGGCACATCCGGTGAGCCCTAAAATAAGGGCTAACAAGAATCCGCAGAGCGTGGACTGCTGGTCCATGAAATTTGTCCAACTGGCCTAAAAATAAAGACTTCTTGCGACTCAAGCGGGCAGACGCTACCAAAATTCCCGCCACAGTTCCAGGCGGATTTTGATCCGATTTTAGTGCCTACGATCCTCCCTTAAAAAAGTTCTCGGGAATGTTTTCCATTCGTCCGAAAAACTGATATCGTAACGGCTTAGCGTCATCCGATTGCCTCCGTTAGGCTTCGCTGCCGGTCCATTTGTTTCAAGATCGGGCGCGTTTCAGCGAAACACTGGCGGACCGGCACGCATGCCTGATCAACACAACGCGCAAACTTCGCGCAGACTTGGGGCATACTTTTGCCCATTCGCCGTCCACTTGTTCGACGTTTACTGCTCTTCACCCAAAGGGAGTTCCTCCGGTGATCGATCCTCAACAACATGCCAAGAATCGCGGACTCGTCGAGTCGATCCTCCAGTACATTCCTGGCTTTTCCGGATACCTTTCTCGAGAGTACCGTCGCGAGAGCGATAGCCTGACGCGAAACTTCCTGGCCGACAAATTGCAGAAGTCGAAAAAGGGGCTCGACGAATATGGCCACACGCTGGTCAGCCTTGGAGCGATCGACCAGCTCCCGATGCTGGAACGACTCCGCAGCCGGTTGGACTTGGCCATCAATCGCATGAAATCTCAGATGCCTGGCTACAGCGGGTTCTTCGATTTCGTCCAAGTCGATGAAGAACTGCTGACCGACATTTACGAACACGATTTGGCTCTCGTCCAGCAAGTCGACACGTTGGCTAACGACATTCAGAACCTAGGCACGTCGCAGCTGACGCCAGCCCAAGTGGTTCCGGAGATTACTGCCAAGATCGACGGTCTGCTCGGAAAGATCGACCACCGCGAGAACATGCTCAAAGGGGTTGCTGCCGGGCCGGACGCGCCGGAGTAAACCACACCAGCGTTTACCATCTCGGGTGCCATGCCCTCGTCCGCGTGGGCATGCGAAACCAAGCGGAACGTGCCAAGTTTACCGAGATAAATTCACAGAAGGGCTATCCGTCACAGATAATCGGTAGCCGTTATGCAACGAATCAAGAGAAGGGCCAGGAAAAGAGACATGCCCACGCCGACGTGAGCATGGCACCTGCCCCGGACTCAATCGACGACACAAAACAACCATCTCATCGCCAGATTTAAACTAGAAAGAGAGAAACCCTGATGAGCCTGCAACTGGAAGTCATTCAGTTTTTCGATAACTCGAATCGCTCCATCGTGCATCGCATGCCGCCGGAAGGCTCGGCCGCGATCAAGTACGGGGCTCAGCTCATCGTGCAGCAAAATCAGGAAGCCGTCTTCTTCATGGACGGCAAAGCGATGGACTCGTTCGGGCCCGGTCGCTACACGCTGCAAACGCAAAACATTCCGCTGATCACCAGCATACTGACGATGCCGTGGGAGAAGTCCCCGTTTCAGGCATCGGTCTATTACTTCGGCAAACAGACGTTCCTCGATCAGAAATGGGGCACGCGTCAGCCGATCACCATCCGCGATCGCGACTTCGGCATGATTCGCCTTCGCAGCTTCGGCAAGTTCTCGTTCCGTGTCGTCGATGCCCCCCTGATGCTGAACACCATCGTCGGCAGCCAAGGCAAATACACCACCGATGAAGTGAGCGGCTACTTGAAAGATTTGATCGTGGCCCGACTGACCGACCTGCTCGGAACGTCGCAGATCAGCATGTTGGATTTGCCGAGCAAGTTCGACGAGATCGCCGCTGGCACGCGGATCAAAGTTGCCGACGATTTTGCTAAGTATGGCTTGGAACTTGTCGACTTCTTCATCA is a window of Bremerella sp. TYQ1 DNA encoding:
- a CDS encoding HEAT repeat domain-containing protein, whose product is MDQQSTLCGFLLALILGLTGCASNGAIVDPIIWWDKEDPADLAKYGPTPVQRIESLEGLANSARSLSAERRSVEANKIAQALPEEENAVIRVHMLRTLAKLNTPEAFAGMKSSLYDSDADVRREAVIALGEAANPEAVSLLGDVLIRDRNYDVRLAAATALGEFRSAGAKEALVPALDARDPAMRFAAIESLRKTSNVDYQGDTAKWREFAMGGNPEPPSASIAEQLVPSFLR